One Alphaproteobacteria bacterium DNA window includes the following coding sequences:
- a CDS encoding DUF3750 domain-containing protein gives MRWVKHTLLALIALLAGPVLILAGGDVLGGDWRTASREPANIAPDPATTNEAVVQIYGARTYSWRGAFGVHTWISVKQTGAPAYTNYEVIGWRKRWGNSVLAVHNGIPDRYWFGNKPELLAELRGNGVDEVIKKIDAAARSYPWQDAYTVYPGPNSNTFTAWVAKEVPELRLDLPPTAIGKDYLGDSLVGRAPSGTGYQFSIKGLFGVLAAAEEGLEINIIGLTFGVDPMSLAVKLPGIGRLGLIPQVSRVKEGGDHGTSGLKKTGAGSL, from the coding sequence ATGCGGTGGGTTAAACACACATTACTGGCGCTGATCGCCCTGCTGGCGGGGCCGGTTCTGATACTCGCGGGAGGTGACGTTTTGGGCGGGGACTGGCGGACGGCGAGCCGCGAACCGGCGAATATCGCGCCGGATCCGGCCACGACAAACGAAGCCGTTGTCCAAATATACGGCGCGCGGACCTATAGCTGGCGCGGCGCCTTCGGCGTGCATACGTGGATTTCGGTAAAGCAGACCGGCGCGCCGGCCTATACGAACTACGAGGTAATCGGCTGGCGGAAACGCTGGGGCAACAGCGTTCTTGCCGTCCATAACGGCATTCCCGACCGGTACTGGTTCGGCAACAAGCCGGAACTGCTGGCCGAACTGCGCGGCAACGGCGTTGACGAAGTCATCAAAAAGATCGACGCGGCGGCGCGCTCCTATCCGTGGCAGGACGCCTATACCGTTTATCCGGGCCCGAACAGCAATACCTTCACTGCCTGGGTGGCGAAAGAGGTACCCGAACTGCGGCTGGACCTGCCGCCGACGGCGATCGGCAAGGACTATCTGGGCGATTCGCTGGTGGGCCGCGCACCGAGCGGTACCGGCTACCAGTTTTCCATCAAGGGGCTGTTCGGTGTCCTTGCCGCCGCGGAGGAAGGGCTGGAAATCAATATCATCGGGCTTACTTTCGGTGTCGATCCGATGAGCCTTGCGGTAAAGCTGCCCGGTATCGGAAGGCTTGGCTTGATTCCGCAGGTCAGCCGGGTAAAAGAGGGTGGCGACCATGGCACATCAGGCTTAAAGAAAACCGGAGCAGGTTCCCTTTAA
- a CDS encoding hydantoinase B/oxoprolinase family protein, with amino-acid sequence MTATDPRWQFWIDRGGTFTDVVARRPDGALVTHKLLSENPEHYRDAAVQGIRELMGVAPGAAIPGADIEVVKMGTTVATNALLERKGDRTLLVITEGFHDALRIAYQARPRLFDLNIVLPELLYERVVEAPERVTAHGEVLIPVDLEKTRAGLQAAYDDGIRAVAIVFMHGYRYTAHETAVSKLAREIGFTQVSSSHEASPLMKLVGRGDTTVVDAYLSPILRRYVDQVAGELQGVNLMFMQSNGGLVDARLFQGKDAILSGPAGGIVGAVQTTTDGGFDRIITFDMGGTSTDVAHYDGEYERAFETLVAGVRVRAPMMLIHTVAAGGGSICFFDGSRYRVGPESAGANPGPAAYRRGGPLAVTDCNVMLGKLQPEFFPTVFGPDQNEPLDRDVVHRKFAELAAEIKTATGDDRSPAEVAEGFLKIAVENMANAIKKISVQRGYDVTGYALACFGGAGGQHACLVADALGMKKVFIHPFAGVLSAYGMGLADQRTMREKSVEAPLEEAAAGILPRTLDALAAEAVAEMHAQNVPDERITVLRRAHLKYAGTDTALPVAAGGALGMVAEFEEAHRQRYGFAMEEKPLVVEAAVVEVIGSAAAADGVAATPPTEGAAAPLAVTRSHMAGAEHDTPIYDRDALPVGAKIDGPAIIRESVATTVVEPGWQAEMSASGDLVLTRVVALPGRMAIGTTCDPVMLEVFNNLFMSIAEQMGFTLQNTAYSVNIKERLDFSCAVFDADGALVANAPHIPIHLGSMGEAVRTVIDRNAGNIRPGDVFVLNDPYNGGTHLPDVTVITPVFDDAGGELLFFVGSRGHQADIGGTTPGSMPPDSRTLDEEGVLLDNVKLVANGRLLEDDIRARLLAAKYPARNPDQNIADLKAQIAANEKGVQELRRMVGHFGLAVVKAYMGHVRDNAEESVRRVIDVLKDGEFEYEMDEGSLVKVKITIDHAARGATLDFTGTSPQRPTNFNAPTAVVRAAALYVFRTLVGDEIPMNDGCLKPVTFIVPDGCMLAPHYPAAVVAGNVETSQCVTDVLFGALGVMAAAQGTMNNITFGNDRHQYYETVCGGGGAGPDFDGASAVHTNMTNTRLTDPEVLEWRYPVLLESFGVRRGTGGAGRHRGGDGTYRRIRFMEEMEVVVLSNHRRIPPYGMAGGEPGQVGRNWVERADGGIHEMSGLDSATVHPGDVFVLHTPTGGGYGRAEERTLPEAAE; translated from the coding sequence ATGACCGCAACCGACCCGCGCTGGCAGTTCTGGATAGACCGCGGCGGCACGTTTACCGATGTGGTGGCGCGCCGGCCGGACGGGGCGCTGGTGACGCACAAGCTGCTGTCGGAAAACCCCGAACATTACCGTGACGCGGCGGTGCAAGGCATCCGCGAGCTGATGGGTGTCGCGCCCGGCGCCGCTATCCCGGGGGCGGATATCGAGGTCGTGAAAATGGGTACGACGGTCGCGACCAATGCGTTGCTGGAGCGCAAGGGCGACCGCACCCTGCTGGTCATCACCGAAGGGTTCCATGATGCGCTGCGCATCGCCTACCAGGCGCGGCCGCGGCTGTTCGACCTGAACATCGTCCTGCCGGAACTGCTTTACGAGCGCGTGGTCGAGGCGCCGGAGCGGGTGACCGCGCATGGCGAGGTTCTCATCCCCGTGGATCTGGAGAAGACCCGCGCCGGGTTGCAGGCGGCCTATGATGACGGCATCCGCGCGGTCGCCATCGTCTTCATGCATGGTTACCGCTACACGGCGCATGAAACCGCCGTGTCGAAGCTGGCGCGCGAGATCGGCTTCACCCAGGTGTCCAGCAGTCACGAGGCCAGCCCGTTGATGAAGCTGGTCGGACGCGGCGACACCACCGTCGTCGATGCCTACCTGTCGCCGATCCTGCGCCGATATGTCGACCAGGTGGCCGGCGAGCTGCAGGGCGTGAACCTGATGTTCATGCAGTCGAATGGCGGGCTTGTCGATGCGCGTCTGTTCCAGGGCAAGGATGCGATCCTGTCCGGCCCGGCCGGCGGCATCGTCGGCGCGGTACAGACCACGACCGATGGCGGGTTCGACCGGATCATCACCTTCGACATGGGCGGCACCTCGACCGACGTGGCGCATTACGACGGCGAATACGAACGCGCCTTCGAAACGCTGGTCGCGGGCGTGCGGGTGCGCGCGCCGATGATGCTGATTCATACCGTCGCCGCGGGCGGCGGTTCGATCTGCTTCTTCGACGGCAGCCGTTACCGGGTCGGCCCGGAATCGGCCGGCGCCAATCCGGGCCCGGCGGCCTATCGCCGGGGCGGACCGCTGGCGGTGACCGATTGCAATGTCATGCTGGGCAAGCTGCAGCCGGAGTTCTTCCCCACCGTCTTCGGGCCGGACCAGAACGAACCGCTGGACCGCGACGTGGTGCACCGGAAATTCGCCGAACTCGCCGCCGAGATCAAAACGGCGACCGGCGACGACCGCAGCCCGGCGGAGGTCGCCGAAGGCTTCCTGAAGATCGCGGTGGAAAACATGGCCAACGCGATCAAGAAAATCTCGGTCCAGCGCGGCTATGACGTCACCGGATATGCGCTCGCCTGTTTCGGCGGGGCGGGCGGGCAGCATGCCTGCCTGGTCGCCGATGCGCTGGGCATGAAGAAGGTGTTCATCCATCCCTTCGCCGGGGTGCTGTCGGCCTATGGCATGGGGCTGGCGGACCAGCGCACCATGCGCGAGAAATCCGTCGAGGCGCCGCTGGAGGAAGCCGCCGCCGGCATCCTGCCGCGAACGCTGGACGCGTTGGCCGCCGAAGCGGTCGCCGAAATGCATGCGCAGAACGTGCCGGACGAACGGATTACCGTGCTGCGCCGGGCGCATCTGAAATATGCCGGCACCGATACCGCGCTGCCCGTCGCGGCGGGCGGCGCGCTGGGCATGGTCGCCGAATTCGAGGAGGCGCACCGCCAGCGCTACGGCTTCGCGATGGAGGAAAAGCCGCTGGTCGTCGAAGCCGCCGTGGTCGAGGTGATTGGCAGCGCCGCCGCGGCCGATGGCGTGGCGGCGACTCCGCCGACGGAAGGCGCGGCGGCGCCGCTCGCCGTCACCCGGTCGCACATGGCGGGCGCGGAACACGATACCCCGATCTATGACCGCGATGCATTGCCGGTCGGCGCGAAGATCGACGGTCCCGCGATCATTCGCGAATCCGTCGCGACCACGGTCGTCGAACCCGGCTGGCAGGCGGAAATGAGCGCCAGCGGCGATCTGGTGCTGACCCGCGTCGTCGCGTTGCCCGGCCGCATGGCCATCGGCACCACCTGCGACCCGGTGATGCTGGAAGTCTTCAACAACCTGTTCATGTCCATCGCCGAACAGATGGGCTTCACCCTGCAGAACACCGCCTATTCGGTGAATATCAAGGAACGGCTGGATTTTTCCTGCGCGGTTTTCGATGCGGACGGCGCGCTGGTCGCCAACGCGCCGCATATCCCGATCCATCTGGGCTCGATGGGCGAGGCGGTGCGCACCGTGATCGACCGCAATGCCGGCAATATCCGGCCGGGCGACGTCTTCGTGCTGAACGATCCCTATAACGGCGGCACCCACCTGCCGGATGTCACCGTCATCACCCCGGTCTTCGACGATGCGGGCGGGGAACTGCTGTTCTTCGTCGGCAGCCGGGGCCACCAGGCCGATATCGGCGGCACCACGCCGGGCTCCATGCCGCCGGACAGCCGCACGCTGGACGAGGAAGGCGTGCTGCTGGACAACGTCAAGCTGGTCGCGAACGGCCGGCTGCTGGAGGACGATATCCGCGCCCGGCTGCTGGCGGCGAAATATCCGGCCCGCAACCCGGACCAGAATATCGCCGACCTGAAGGCGCAGATCGCCGCCAACGAGAAGGGCGTGCAGGAACTGCGCCGCATGGTCGGCCATTTCGGCCTCGCCGTGGTGAAGGCCTATATGGGCCATGTCCGCGACAATGCCGAGGAATCGGTTCGCCGCGTCATCGACGTGCTGAAGGACGGCGAATTCGAATATGAAATGGACGAAGGCAGCCTGGTGAAGGTGAAGATCACCATCGACCACGCGGCGCGCGGCGCGACGCTGGACTTCACCGGCACCAGCCCGCAGCGCCCGACCAATTTCAACGCCCCCACGGCGGTGGTGCGGGCGGCGGCGCTGTATGTCTTCCGCACGCTGGTCGGCGACGAGATCCCGATGAACGACGGCTGCCTGAAGCCGGTCACCTTCATCGTGCCGGACGGCTGCATGCTGGCGCCGCATTACCCGGCGGCGGTCGTGGCCGGGAATGTGGAAACCTCGCAATGCGTCACCGATGTGCTGTTCGGCGCGCTGGGCGTGATGGCGGCGGCGCAGGGCACGATGAACAACATCACCTTCGGCAATGACCGCCACCAGTATTACGAAACCGTCTGCGGCGGCGGCGGCGCGGGGCCGGATTTCGACGGCGCCTCGGCGGTCCACACCAACATGACCAACACCCGCCTGACCGACCCGGAAGTGCTCGAATGGCGCTACCCGGTGCTGCTGGAAAGCTTCGGCGTCCGGCGCGGCACCGGCGGGGCGGGGCGGCATCGCGGCGGCGACGGCACCTATCGCCGCATCCGCTTCATGGAGGAAATGGAAGTCGTCGTCCTGTCCAACCATCGCCGGATTCCCCCCTATGGCATGGCCGGCGGCGAACCGGGGCAGGTCGGCCGCAACTGGGTCGAACGCGCCGATGGCGGCATCCACGAAATGTCCGGGCTGGATTCGGCGACCGTCCATCCGGGCGATGTCTTCGTGCTGCACACGCCGACCGGCGGCGGCTACGGCCGGGCAGAGGAGCGCACCCTGCCCGAGGCGGCGGAATGA
- a CDS encoding PAS domain-containing protein, which translates to MSLPADQDYKRLFQAVCGKSLVLKPDNYEIVAVTDAYLQATRTREGDLVGKTLFEVFPDSPEDEHADGAQSLTRSLRRVMSLKTPDAMGIQRYPIRLPDGAFEERFWSPVNSPVLDDSGDVEFIVHRVEDVTAIVRESTASKVQGSGGTVGDPVAVRDIVLQSHELRQSLLKLREYEARMRTAERLLNLGAWEFNVSTGLLSWSEQVFAVYDLPADRPAPDLDAYFELVHPDDREASREVYETFVAQNAPQIEFEHRVIARDGSVRHIRGVGERHLSPDGEIVVGYVQDITAFVAARHKLNQAEQLLHLAGETVRLGGWRVELDTGTVIWTPETVAIHGLPAGYSPPGITEAIGFYAPEYRDVVQRAFERCVRDGEGFDVICRLNAADGRQPWVRSIGGPVRDMEGRISAVQGAFQDITPLHEAQAKADEAERQRRNVLESISDAFFAVDEKWTVTYMNRQAGVLLERSPDEILGKNLWDEYPQAVGSEFQRQYELAVNCRQTSRFQEFYPPLGKWFDVSAYPIPGGLAVYFRDVSGERERQQQLRLIDAALSRQNDIVIITESDALDAPDGPRIVYVNDAFERLTGFARSEAIGQTPRILQGPETDRKQLDRVRDALHNKEPVRCEVLNYSKSGEPYWLELDITPLLDEEGHCTHFVAVERNITERKQQEAVLRQFQERFQLISQATNDVIWDWNLTTDEIWWNDSMADAFGYALSDLEPGSDSWTARIHPDDRERVLHSIHEVIDGDKEYWGGEYRFIKSDGESATVVDHGFVIRNESGKAIRMVGSMRDITGRLEMEQQLREAQKLEAVGHLTGGVAHDFNNLLTVILGNAEMLAELAPDPQLRSMAEMTMSAAERGAQLTSRLLAFARRQPLDPKPTDLNQVAESARLLIRRTLPESIEFNFAPDPDLGITEIDSSELDTALLNLVINARDAMQGDGKLTVETANVVLDKHYAERHPEVVPGEYVMIGVSDTGAGMDPETLRRAFEPFFTTKAVGMGSGLGLSMVFGFTKQSGGHIKIYSEPGEGTSVKLYFPRVRVGRQSGYQPTVEAPPQGGTEHILVAEDDDLVLTYLESQLLSLGYRVTTAMSGPEALNALQTRGDFDLLLTDVIMPGGMNGRELADRARAANPSLKVLFTSGYTENAIVHQGRLDPGVELLSKPYTRMELATKVRAVLDKA; encoded by the coding sequence ATGAGCCTGCCAGCCGATCAAGATTACAAGCGACTGTTCCAGGCCGTATGCGGCAAATCCCTGGTTCTGAAGCCCGACAACTACGAAATCGTCGCCGTCACGGATGCCTATTTGCAGGCCACCAGAACACGGGAGGGCGATCTTGTCGGCAAGACGCTGTTCGAGGTGTTTCCCGACAGCCCCGAAGACGAGCACGCTGACGGGGCGCAAAGCCTGACACGGTCTCTGCGGCGGGTCATGTCGTTGAAAACGCCCGATGCCATGGGCATACAGCGTTATCCGATACGCCTTCCCGACGGCGCATTTGAAGAACGGTTCTGGAGCCCGGTGAACAGCCCGGTTCTGGACGATTCCGGTGACGTCGAGTTCATCGTGCACCGCGTGGAAGACGTGACGGCGATTGTCCGGGAGAGCACGGCTTCGAAGGTCCAGGGAAGCGGCGGAACCGTCGGCGATCCTGTCGCGGTCCGGGACATCGTTCTGCAATCCCACGAACTCAGACAATCCCTGTTGAAGCTGCGGGAATACGAGGCGCGCATGCGCACCGCCGAGCGCTTGCTGAACCTTGGTGCGTGGGAATTCAATGTAAGCACCGGACTGCTCAGCTGGTCGGAGCAGGTTTTCGCCGTTTACGACTTGCCTGCCGACCGGCCCGCGCCGGATCTCGATGCCTATTTCGAATTGGTGCATCCGGACGACCGGGAGGCATCCCGCGAGGTTTATGAGACTTTTGTAGCGCAAAATGCGCCTCAGATCGAATTTGAGCATCGGGTGATCGCGCGCGACGGAAGCGTGAGACACATCAGGGGCGTGGGCGAGCGCCATCTGTCGCCTGACGGCGAAATCGTCGTCGGCTATGTGCAGGACATCACCGCGTTTGTTGCGGCGCGTCACAAGCTCAATCAGGCTGAACAACTCCTGCACCTGGCAGGCGAGACTGTCCGGCTCGGCGGCTGGCGGGTCGAACTCGACACCGGAACCGTTATCTGGACGCCGGAAACGGTTGCCATTCATGGCCTTCCCGCCGGGTATTCTCCGCCCGGTATCACCGAGGCGATCGGGTTTTATGCCCCGGAGTATCGCGATGTCGTTCAGCGCGCTTTCGAGCGTTGCGTCCGCGACGGTGAAGGGTTCGATGTCATCTGCCGGCTTAACGCAGCGGATGGCAGGCAACCATGGGTCCGGTCAATCGGCGGGCCGGTACGGGATATGGAGGGCAGGATCAGCGCCGTCCAAGGGGCGTTTCAGGATATAACGCCCCTGCATGAGGCGCAGGCGAAGGCCGATGAAGCGGAGCGGCAGCGCCGTAACGTACTGGAAAGTATCAGCGATGCTTTCTTTGCGGTCGACGAAAAATGGACAGTCACCTACATGAACCGGCAGGCGGGTGTTTTGCTGGAACGTTCCCCGGATGAAATTCTCGGTAAGAACCTTTGGGACGAATATCCCCAGGCGGTCGGCAGCGAGTTTCAGCGGCAGTACGAATTAGCGGTGAACTGCCGGCAGACGAGCCGGTTTCAGGAGTTTTATCCCCCGCTGGGGAAATGGTTCGATGTCAGCGCCTATCCGATTCCCGGCGGCCTGGCCGTTTATTTTCGTGACGTATCCGGCGAGCGGGAGCGCCAGCAACAGCTGCGCCTGATTGACGCCGCCTTGTCGCGGCAGAACGATATCGTGATAATCACCGAATCCGATGCGCTGGACGCCCCGGATGGCCCGCGAATCGTTTATGTGAACGATGCCTTCGAGCGGTTGACCGGTTTTGCCAGAAGCGAGGCAATCGGCCAGACGCCGCGTATTCTGCAGGGCCCGGAAACGGACCGGAAGCAGCTGGATCGGGTCCGTGACGCCCTGCACAATAAAGAGCCGGTCCGCTGCGAGGTGCTGAACTACAGCAAATCGGGAGAACCCTACTGGCTGGAACTCGATATCACCCCGCTGCTTGATGAAGAAGGACATTGCACGCATTTTGTTGCGGTCGAGCGCAATATCACCGAGCGAAAACAGCAGGAAGCTGTACTTCGACAGTTTCAGGAGCGTTTTCAGTTAATCTCGCAGGCGACCAATGATGTGATCTGGGACTGGAATTTGACCACCGACGAAATCTGGTGGAACGATTCCATGGCCGATGCCTTCGGGTATGCGCTGTCGGACCTCGAGCCAGGGTCTGACTCCTGGACCGCTCGGATTCACCCGGATGACCGCGAGCGCGTGCTCCACAGTATTCATGAAGTCATTGACGGCGACAAAGAATACTGGGGCGGCGAATACCGCTTTATCAAGAGCGACGGTGAGAGCGCCACGGTAGTTGATCATGGGTTCGTGATCCGGAACGAAAGCGGCAAGGCGATCCGCATGGTGGGCAGCATGCGCGACATTACCGGGCGCCTGGAAATGGAACAGCAGCTTCGCGAAGCGCAGAAGCTGGAAGCTGTCGGCCATCTGACCGGTGGCGTCGCCCATGATTTCAACAATCTGTTGACGGTTATTCTGGGCAACGCGGAAATGTTGGCGGAACTGGCGCCTGACCCGCAGCTGCGCTCAATGGCGGAAATGACCATGTCCGCAGCGGAGCGCGGGGCCCAGTTGACCAGCCGCCTGCTGGCGTTTGCCCGCCGCCAGCCCCTCGATCCGAAACCGACCGACCTTAACCAGGTGGCGGAATCGGCGCGGTTGCTCATTCGCCGCACCCTGCCGGAAAGCATAGAGTTCAATTTTGCGCCTGATCCCGATCTCGGGATCACGGAGATCGATAGCAGTGAACTGGACACGGCATTATTGAACCTGGTGATCAATGCACGGGACGCCATGCAGGGCGATGGCAAATTGACCGTCGAGACCGCCAATGTCGTGCTCGACAAACATTATGCCGAGCGCCACCCGGAAGTCGTGCCCGGCGAATACGTGATGATCGGTGTTTCCGATACGGGCGCGGGCATGGATCCCGAAACGCTCAGACGCGCCTTCGAGCCGTTTTTTACCACCAAGGCCGTGGGCATGGGCAGTGGTCTCGGGTTGAGCATGGTGTTCGGATTCACCAAGCAATCGGGCGGGCATATCAAGATATATTCCGAGCCCGGCGAGGGTACATCGGTAAAGCTGTATTTTCCCCGGGTGCGGGTCGGGCGGCAATCGGGTTACCAGCCAACGGTCGAGGCGCCGCCGCAAGGCGGAACGGAACATATTCTGGTCGCGGAAGACGACGACCTGGTGCTCACATACCTTGAGAGCCAGCTGCTTTCTCTGGGCTACCGCGTTACCACCGCCATGTCCGGACCCGAAGCACTGAACGCATTGCAAACGCGCGGCGATTTTGACCTGCTGCTAACCGACGTTATCATGCCGGGCGGCATGAACGGGCGCGAACTTGCCGATCGGGCTCGGGCGGCCAACCCCTCGCTGAAAGTGCTGTTTACGTCCGGCTACACCGAGAACGCCATAGTCCATCAGGGTCGTCTGGATCCGGGCGTCGAACTGCTGAGCAAACCCTATACCCGCATGGAACTGGCAACCAAGGTGCGAGCGGTGCTGGATAAGGCATGA